One Panthera leo isolate Ple1 chromosome B1, P.leo_Ple1_pat1.1, whole genome shotgun sequence DNA window includes the following coding sequences:
- the FGFRL1 gene encoding fibroblast growth factor receptor-like 1, with the protein MTPSPTLLLLLPPLLLGALPPAAAARGPPRMADKVVSRQVARLGRTVRLQCPVEGDPPPLTMWTKDGRTIHGGWSRFRVLPQGLKVKEVERDDAGAYVCKATNGFGSLSVNYTLIVMDDTGPGRERLGHDGPSGGQEDPAGKQWARPRFTQPSKMRRRVIARPVGSSVRLKCVASGHPRPDIMWMKDDQALTGLEAGEHRKKWTLSLKNLRPEDSGKYTCRVSNRAGAINATYKVDVIQRTRSKPVLTGTHPVNTTVDFGGTTSFQCKVRSDVKPVIQWLKRVEYGTEGRYNSTIDVGGQKFVVLPTGDVWSRPDGSYLNKLLITRARQDDAGMYICLGANTMGYSFRSAFLTVLPDPKPPGPPVAPSSSTASLPWPVVIGIPAGAVFILGTVLLWLCQAKKKPCAPGPAPPLPAHRLPVTARDRGGDKDLPVPSALGTAPGVGLCEELGPPAGPQHLLGPGPSAGPRLYPKLYADVHTHTHTHTHSHVEGKVHQHQHIHYQC; encoded by the exons ATGACGCCCAGCCCCACGTTGTTGCTCCtgctgccgccgctgctgctgGGGGCCCTCccgccggccgccgccgcccgag GCCCCCCGAGGATGGCGGACAAGGTGGTTTCGAGGCAGGTGGCCCGTCTGGGCCGCACCGTGAGGCTGCAGTGCCCCGTGGAGGGGGACCCGCCACCGCTCACCATGTGGACCAAGGATGGCCGCACAATCCACGGCGGCTGGAGTCGCTTCCGCGTGCTGCCCCAGGGCCTGAAGGTGAAGGAGGTAGAGCGAGACGACGCTGGCGCCTACGTGTGCAAGGCCACCAACGGCTTCGGCAGCCTCAGCGTCAACTATACCCTCATCGTGATGG ATGACACTGGCCCGGGAAGGGAGCGTCTGGGGCACGACGGCCCTTCTGGGGGCCAGGAGGACCCAGCCGGCAAGCAGTGGG CACGGCCCCGCTTCACACAGCCCTCCAAGATGAGGCGCCGGGTGATCGCGCGGCCGGTGGGCAGCTCCGTGCGGCTCAAGTGCGTGGCCAGCGGGCACCCACGGCCCGACATCATGTGGATGAAGGATGACCAGGCCTTGACGGGCTTGGAGGCCGGCGAGCACAGGAAGAAGTGGACGCTGAGCCTGAAAAACCTGCGTCCCGAGGACAGCGGCAAGTACACGTGTCGTGTGTCGAACCGGGCGGGCGCCATCAATGCAACCTACAAGGTGGACGTGATCC AGCGGACGCGCTCCAAGCCTGTCCTCACGGGCACGCACCCCGTGAACACGACGGTGGACTTCGGGGGCACCACGTCCTTCCAGTGCAAAGTGCGCAGTGACGTGAAGCCGGTGATCCAGTGGCTGAAGCGCGTGGAGTACGGCACCGAGGGCCGCTACAACTCCACCATCGATGTGGGCGGCCAGAAGTTCGTGGTGCTGCCCACGGGCGACGTGTGGTCGCGGCCCGATGGCTCCTACCTCAACAAGCTGCTCATCACCCGCGCCCGCCAGGACGACGCGGGCATGTACATCTGCCTGGGCGCCAACACCATGGGCTACAGCTTCCGCAGCGCCTTCCTCACCGTGCTGCCAG ACCCCAAGCCGCCAGGGCCGCCCGTGGCCCCCTCGTCCTCGACCGCTAGCCTGCCGTGGCCCGTGGTTATCGGCATCCCAGCCGGTGCCGTCTTCATCCTGGGCACCGTGCTGCTGTGGCTCTGCCAGGCCAAGAAGAAGCCGTGTGCGCCCgggcctgcccctcctctgcctgcgcACCGTCTGCCCGTGACTGCCCGCGACCGTGGTGGGGACAAGGACCTTCCTGTGCCCTCCGCCCTCGGCACCGCCCCCGGCGTGGGGCTGTGTGAGGAGCTGGGGCCTCCGGCAGGGCCCCAACACCTGCTGGGCCCCGGCCCGTCTGCCGGTCCCAGACTCTACCCCAAGCTCTACGCGgacgtgcacacgcacacgcacacgcacacgcactcTCACGTGGAGGGCAAGGTTCACCAGCACCAGCACATCCACTACCAGTGCTAG